A single window of Nicotiana sylvestris chromosome 5, ASM39365v2, whole genome shotgun sequence DNA harbors:
- the LOC138869058 gene encoding uncharacterized protein: protein MGDKVRWPKEMRSNPNRRNPDHWCEFHNDHGHKTADCRFLLSEVDHLLKQGYLTELFSEKGKQAYMKNRQEPPKLPSPKRTINVISRGEDINSISYTAANKISKVTTTKRKWVRHVIEEESITFDDADADGSSVNIILLRVLREMQAEDRIVPKAHTLSGFDNSSVVTKGEVTLTTFSEGVVKDTKFQVVNMEMAYNMILGRPWIHEMDMMFLQHCIKSLNFHHPREYVKFVEINIHLGASIL from the exons atgggagataaggtacgatggccaaaagagatgagatcgaatccaaacaggcgcaaccctgatcattggtgcgagtttcataatgaccatGGGCATAAAACAGCAGATTGTAGGTTTTTActaagtgaagttgatcatttattaaaacaaggatatctcactgagttgttcagtgagaaaggtaagcaagcttacatgaagaacaggcaggagcctccGAAGctaccttctcccaaaagaaccaTCAACGTTATAAGCAGAGGTGAAGACATCAATAGCATATCATACactgcagctaacaaaatttccaaagttACAACTACCAAAAGGAAATGGGTGCGGCATGTCATAGAGGAAGAAAgcattacatttgatgatgcagatgcagatg gtagttccgtgaacattattttgttaagagtattacgtgagatgcaagcagAAGATAGAAtagtaccaaaggcgcatactctatctggatttgacaattctagtgttgtgacgaaaggagaggtaacactcaccacattttCAGAAGGagtcgtcaaagatacaaagtttcaagtagtaaatatggagatggcttacaatatgatccttgggagaccatggatccatgaaatggataTGATGTTCCTTCAACATTGCATCAAGtcattaaatttccatcaccctAGGGAGTAtgtcaaattcgtggagatcaacatacaTCTAGGGGCATCAATTCTGTAG